A genomic window from Sulfurimonas hongkongensis includes:
- a CDS encoding MlaE family ABC transporter permease: MTTYQKQIDKISLFGVKEVDFNFEDVIYFDTAASIFINSLREDFFQKNIKTNILTNNKDILDTLELVKRTKQKSEPFVKEINKTYLEYFGKVFCSYYKGFLAFILFLGKVFVSILSYLRSIKNIRYKEIIFEINENAIKALGIIALTSFLIGLVTAYQSAYQLKLYGANIFIVDILGISIFRELAPLITAIVIAGRSGSAFTAQIGAMKITEELDAMKTMGFDPYLFLVLPRIIALMITMPLLIFAADIMGLLGGMIVSYIDLGISVSFFIERLNEVVAPKHFFVGLIKGPFFAFLIASIGVYRGLMVKNDTQSIGFNTTKSVVESIFAVIICDAVFSIIFTNLGI; encoded by the coding sequence GTGACTACTTATCAAAAACAGATAGACAAAATTAGCCTCTTTGGAGTCAAAGAAGTTGATTTTAACTTTGAAGACGTCATCTACTTTGACACTGCAGCGTCTATCTTCATAAACTCCCTTAGGGAGGACTTTTTTCAAAAAAATATCAAAACCAATATCCTGACAAATAACAAAGATATCTTAGATACTTTAGAGTTAGTGAAACGTACAAAGCAAAAATCTGAGCCCTTTGTTAAAGAGATAAACAAAACATATCTAGAGTATTTTGGCAAAGTTTTTTGTAGCTATTACAAGGGGTTTTTAGCTTTTATACTCTTTTTGGGTAAAGTTTTTGTATCAATCCTAAGTTACCTTAGATCCATAAAAAACATAAGATATAAAGAGATAATCTTTGAGATAAATGAAAATGCAATAAAGGCTCTTGGAATTATTGCTTTAACAAGTTTTCTTATAGGTCTAGTAACAGCCTATCAATCAGCCTATCAACTAAAGCTATATGGAGCAAATATATTTATAGTTGATATACTTGGGATCTCTATATTTAGAGAGCTAGCACCTTTGATAACAGCCATCGTTATAGCTGGTAGAAGCGGCTCAGCATTTACCGCTCAAATAGGTGCTATGAAGATAACTGAGGAGCTAGATGCAATGAAGACTATGGGCTTTGACCCCTATCTCTTTTTAGTTTTACCACGAATCATAGCACTAATGATTACAATGCCCCTACTTATCTTTGCAGCCGATATTATGGGACTTCTTGGTGGAATGATTGTCTCATACATTGATCTTGGTATCTCTGTTTCATTTTTTATAGAGAGACTAAATGAAGTAGTAGCTCCAAAGCACTTTTTTGTAGGCTTGATTAAGGGTCCTTTTTTTGCATTTTTGATTGCATCTATCGGAGTCTATAGAGGGCTGATGGTTAAAAATGATACACAAAGTATAGGTTTTAACACAACAAAGAGCGTAGTTGAGTCCATCTTTGCAGTCATTATTTGTGATGCAGTTTTTTCTATCATATTTACAAATCTGGGGATATGA
- a CDS encoding chemotaxis protein CheW: MSDKLKQVLSKQSRQQENESIDQSDDIVQLVGFIIGEEEYAVPILSIQEIIKPFTWTRVPQVPKYVMGVFNLRGAVIPLIDLRLKFGLSEKKHSDETRFIVMKDRDDVAGFVIDRLTMAIRIKKENIGPAPDTINGDNTMIDGVGKQEDRIITILKVNKLLERDF, encoded by the coding sequence ATGAGTGACAAACTAAAACAAGTACTAAGCAAACAAAGTAGACAACAAGAAAACGAATCTATTGACCAGTCAGATGATATAGTTCAACTAGTTGGCTTCATTATAGGTGAGGAAGAGTATGCCGTGCCTATTCTTTCTATTCAGGAGATTATAAAACCTTTTACTTGGACTAGAGTTCCTCAAGTACCTAAGTATGTTATGGGAGTGTTTAACTTGCGTGGCGCGGTCATTCCTCTTATAGATCTTCGTTTGAAATTTGGCTTAAGTGAAAAAAAACATAGTGATGAGACTCGTTTTATTGTTATGAAAGATAGAGATGATGTAGCTGGGTTTGTAATAGACAGACTAACGATGGCTATTAGAATCAAAAAAGAAAATATTGGACCTGCACCTGATACAATAAATGGAGATAACACTATGATAGATGGCGTTGGCAAGCAAGAAGACAGAATCATAACCATACTAAAAGTAAACAAACTACTAGAGAGAGATTTTTAA
- a CDS encoding ABC transporter ATP-binding protein has translation MQSLIKLRDVRTVFGTKVVHDGLNITVNEGEIYGLVGPSGCGKTTVLREMVMLQEISGGKIEVLGHDLSTISSTDAQKLRSEWGVLFQAGALFSSLNIKENISLPLREYTDLSQKMIDEVVKFKINLVGLKSSDAHLYPSQISGGMKKKSALARALAMDPKLLFLDEPTSGLDPISAREFDALILKLRDLLDLSIVMVSHDLQSVYATLDRVAVIDEKKIIYEGDLKNIKNSTNKFMKTFFRSDFEQ, from the coding sequence ATGCAAAGCCTTATAAAATTAAGAGATGTCAGAACTGTATTTGGTACAAAAGTAGTTCATGATGGCTTAAATATTACAGTAAATGAAGGCGAAATATATGGGCTTGTTGGACCATCTGGATGTGGAAAGACTACCGTTTTGCGAGAGATGGTGATGCTCCAAGAGATTAGTGGTGGCAAGATAGAAGTTTTAGGCCATGATCTTAGCACAATTTCAAGCACAGATGCACAAAAACTAAGAAGTGAGTGGGGCGTTTTATTTCAAGCAGGGGCCCTATTTTCATCTCTAAATATCAAAGAAAATATCTCACTACCATTAAGAGAGTATACAGATCTTTCGCAAAAAATGATAGATGAAGTGGTTAAATTTAAGATAAATCTTGTTGGATTAAAATCAAGCGATGCACACCTGTATCCATCACAGATAAGTGGTGGTATGAAGAAAAAGTCAGCTCTTGCCCGTGCGCTGGCAATGGATCCAAAACTACTTTTTTTAGATGAGCCAACAAGTGGACTTGACCCAATCTCAGCTAGAGAATTTGACGCTTTGATACTTAAACTTAGAGACTTGCTTGACCTTAGTATCGTGATGGTTTCACACGATTTACAATCCGTTTATGCTACACTTGACAGAGTTGCTGTGATAGATGAAAAAAAAATAATCTATGAGGGTGATCTCAAAAATATTAAAAACTCTACAAATAAGTTTATGAAAACATTTTTTAGGAGCGATTTTGAACAATAA
- a CDS encoding hybrid sensor histidine kinase/response regulator: MDEFQEILQDFLVEAFELVEKLDEDLVELESTPEDLELLNGIFRVAHTIKGASSFLNFDILTHLTHHMEDVLNKARHGELTITPEVMDVVLESIDLMKSLLNTIRDTSSDGGIDVSECVARLDKISGGDGDVPMPEVSEPIEEVAVEEPQESEDELDYENMSDEDVEAEIQRLLEQRQAEDKAKREAKVAAGEDVLAPPPDPEDEAPSEPAKASKPEKKSEPKEEPAKAPVPRAKTNAKSVNDNEDLGAKAAAPAKRSNTTVDQTIRVDVKRLDHLMNLIGELVLAKNRLIKINDDVEERYEGEEFLEELNQVVSIVSLVTTDLQIAVMKTRMLPIGKVFNKFPRMIRDLSRELNKKIELTIKGEDTELDKSIVEEIGDPLVHIIRNSCDHGIETPEVRLANGKSETGTISLKAYNEGNQIVIQIDDDGKGLDADSLKNKALEKGLISEKEADNMGEKEAFMLIMKPGFSTAAAVTNVSGRGVGMDVVKTNIEKVNGIIDVDSETGVGSSVKLKIPLTLAIIQALLVGVQEEAYAIPLSSVLETVRISKDEIYTVESRSVMRLRDDVLSLVHIGDIFEVERILDSSEHAYVVVLGLGAQKLGLIVDSLVGQEEIVIKSLGEYLKGIEGIAGATIRGDGGVTLIVDVVALMDIAKNVKATSMISDQKSGAEQSLEKTKASDYTIMIVDDSKTDRMIMRKSLEATGMTLVEASDGQEALNILKQGDHHFDAMLIDIEMPRMDGYTLATEIKKYNRYKQMPLIAVTSRTGKSDRMRGVESGMVEYITKPYSSDYLSSVVQRNVNFKSEFLS, from the coding sequence ATGGATGAATTTCAAGAAATATTGCAAGATTTTTTAGTTGAAGCTTTTGAGCTTGTTGAAAAGCTAGATGAGGATTTAGTTGAATTAGAATCGACACCAGAGGACTTAGAACTTCTAAATGGAATTTTTCGCGTAGCACATACTATTAAAGGTGCTTCATCATTTTTAAACTTTGATATTTTGACACATTTGACCCATCACATGGAAGATGTTTTAAACAAGGCTAGACATGGCGAGTTAACCATCACTCCGGAGGTAATGGATGTTGTTTTGGAGTCTATTGACCTTATGAAATCGCTCTTAAATACTATCCGCGATACAAGTTCTGATGGAGGCATCGATGTATCTGAGTGTGTCGCTAGGCTAGATAAGATCAGTGGTGGAGATGGAGATGTTCCTATGCCAGAAGTGTCAGAGCCAATTGAGGAAGTTGCGGTGGAAGAGCCACAAGAGAGTGAAGATGAGCTAGACTATGAAAATATGTCTGATGAAGATGTAGAAGCTGAGATACAAAGACTACTAGAACAAAGACAAGCAGAAGATAAGGCTAAAAGAGAAGCTAAAGTCGCAGCAGGTGAGGATGTCTTAGCACCTCCTCCAGATCCAGAAGATGAAGCCCCATCAGAGCCTGCAAAAGCATCAAAACCAGAGAAAAAATCTGAGCCAAAAGAAGAGCCTGCTAAAGCTCCCGTTCCAAGAGCTAAAACAAATGCTAAATCGGTGAATGATAATGAAGACTTAGGTGCAAAAGCAGCAGCTCCAGCTAAAAGATCTAACACTACAGTAGATCAGACTATCCGTGTTGATGTTAAGAGACTTGATCATCTTATGAACCTTATTGGAGAGTTAGTTCTTGCTAAAAACAGACTTATAAAGATAAATGATGATGTTGAAGAGAGATATGAGGGCGAAGAGTTCTTAGAAGAGCTAAATCAGGTTGTCTCAATAGTTTCACTTGTTACAACAGACTTACAAATCGCAGTCATGAAGACAAGAATGCTCCCAATAGGAAAAGTTTTTAATAAGTTCCCTAGAATGATTCGAGATTTAAGTAGAGAGTTAAACAAAAAGATAGAACTAACAATAAAAGGTGAAGATACAGAACTTGACAAGTCTATAGTCGAAGAGATAGGTGATCCATTAGTTCATATCATTAGAAACTCTTGTGACCATGGTATAGAGACTCCAGAGGTAAGACTTGCAAATGGTAAGAGTGAAACAGGTACTATATCTTTAAAAGCTTACAATGAAGGTAACCAAATCGTTATCCAAATAGATGATGATGGAAAAGGTCTTGATGCAGACTCACTAAAAAACAAAGCACTTGAAAAAGGACTTATCAGCGAAAAAGAGGCTGATAATATGGGCGAAAAAGAAGCTTTTATGCTCATCATGAAACCAGGTTTTTCTACTGCTGCTGCTGTAACAAATGTCTCTGGTCGTGGTGTTGGTATGGATGTTGTAAAAACAAACATAGAAAAAGTAAATGGTATCATTGATGTAGATAGTGAAACTGGAGTTGGAAGTAGCGTTAAGCTAAAGATTCCTCTAACTCTAGCTATCATTCAAGCTCTTTTAGTCGGTGTTCAAGAAGAGGCTTATGCTATTCCGCTCTCATCAGTTTTAGAGACAGTTAGAATCTCAAAAGATGAGATATATACAGTTGAGAGTCGCTCAGTTATGAGACTGCGTGATGATGTTTTATCTCTAGTTCATATTGGAGATATCTTTGAAGTTGAGAGAATTTTAGACTCAAGTGAACACGCTTATGTTGTTGTACTTGGTTTAGGCGCTCAAAAGCTTGGTCTCATAGTTGACTCACTAGTTGGTCAAGAAGAGATAGTTATCAAGTCTCTTGGTGAGTACCTAAAAGGAATAGAGGGAATTGCCGGTGCCACAATTAGAGGAGATGGGGGTGTGACACTTATTGTTGATGTTGTTGCACTCATGGATATAGCGAAAAATGTAAAAGCTACTTCTATGATATCTGATCAAAAGTCAGGAGCGGAACAGTCTCTTGAGAAAACTAAAGCAAGCGACTATACTATCATGATAGTAGATGATTCTAAAACCGATAGAATGATTATGAGAAAGTCACTTGAAGCAACAGGAATGACTCTTGTTGAAGCGTCAGATGGACAAGAAGCGCTAAATATCTTAAAACAAGGTGATCATCACTTTGATGCAATGCTTATAGATATTGAGATGCCAAGAATGGATGGTTATACACTAGCTACAGAGATTAAAAAATACAATAGATATAAGCAGATGCCTCTAATAGCAGTTACTTCAAGAACTGGTAAATCTGATAGGATGAGAGGTGTTGAGTCTGGAATGGTTGAGTATATCACTAAACCATACTCATCAGACTACCTATCTAGTGTAGTTCAAAGAAATGTTAACTTTAAATCGGAGTTCTTATCATGA